From the Companilactobacillus ginsenosidimutans genome, the window AAAGATACGTTTTTCCAACTCCAAAATCACCAGCCAAATAGATTCCAGGAACAAATTTACCTTCACGATCGTAATTGTCTAAAAAGTTTATTGCAGCATCAAATGCTTCTTGCCTACCAGCACCTGTATAGTCATTTAAACTAGCGTTTCTAACATCTTTCGGCATGTCCAACAGTGCAAATCCAGCCTCGTATGCTTTCTTTTCATCGGATGCCAATTTACGCTTGTTTGGGATATAAGCAACTTCAATATTGTGGTTACTAACAATGAGCTGAGGATAGTAATCTTTTGAATATTCACTATGATTCTTCTTTTGATTGTAGAATTCATAAATTGCTGCAGCACTCACATCGATTGAGTCCTTAGTAATTTGGTCTTGATTTTCAAGTAGAAATTTTTTTACATCAGGATCATTTAATGCTTCTTCCATCAATTTGTGATAATCAATATTTTTAAAATGATAATTACTTAATCCCTCTGCTAAAACATCACTAAATTTTTCCATGACTAATTTTTCCTATTTCTTAATTTTTTCAGCATTTCTTGTCTATGCTGTTCTGCTTTTATCTCATCAGTATTATTAGCAGATTTGCTTTGTACCTTGCTCCAGTCAGTAGCTTGTTCAACCTTGCCAGAATTTTTAGAATATCGACGTTTTCGAGGATTTTTAGAACGATTTTGAAAATCATTCAATCTCTTTAGAGCATCTTCAGGCGTCTTGACACCATTTTGTTTCCAATCATTTGAAATTGTCTCCATCAATGGCAACGCCAGTGTTGGTGATGACTGCAATATATAATGGACCATAATATTTAGAACTGAATTAGGAAGTATTGACCGTGACGACAAGGTCCGCAAAGCTCGTGCTTCCGTTGTTCCAACATAACCATCCTTTTGAGCCTTCTCATCTGCTAAAAAGTCTGCTGGTGCTGTATTCTTTGCACGGTTTAATAGAATACTCTCTGGTTTATTCGCATTTGACACTTTAATATTTGGATCTATCTCAGGCTGAGCAACTCTCGCCGTAATATTAGTCTTATTCTCAAACCGCTTTTGAGCGAGTCGTTTTAAAGCATTGGGATCAATTTTATTGTTTACAATATCTGTTGTTTCCCCAATTAGATCAATCATCGTAACTTCGGAAATCCCATAAAACTCATGGAGACTCAAAATTAATTGTTGGTTCTCCAGTAAATCAGCATGAGTAATCTTGAAGAGTTGGCCAATGCGGTCCTCAACTAGAGTCCAATCAAAATCAGAGGTCTCCTCAACACTTATTGAAGGAACCTTATCTGATTTAGAGTTCTCAAAATCTTCTCTTTTTTCTTCAACAAGACTAGGACGGTTTCTTAAATCATCATCGTTAAGTCTGAATACTTCTAGAAACTTTTTAGAAATATCCTCAGTATTTTTTAAAATATCAGCTGATTTATAGTATTTATCGGCCAATCTGGAATATTCAGATTCACCTATTTTTTCCAACAGAAAAATACTCATTATGTCATCCGTGAAAAATTTCTTTGGAGTTGACGGAGTAAATAGTTGGTAAATTAGAAATGATCCCATATCATCACTTTTACTGAATGACTTAATTAACCCAAGAGCTTCTAGCCTTTGGCGTCCAGCAATAAAACTATTCACACCCATATCTAGCAACGCAAATAGAATCGAATGAGACTGTCGATTTGTAATCATTTCTTTGTTGGGAACTTTTGCCCAAAGTAACTGATAAATACTAAAAGCCTCTGGTCCTATCAATGGTAAATATAAGTCAGTCAAAACCTGACGGTCTTGATCGTTAAATTGTCCATTTGGTAGACACCAAAAGCCTGTTAAAGGAGTTAACTTATTATCATTAAAGTCTGACACACTAGTCCTCCTTGCTATCTTTATTATCCTTTTTATCGTTTGCCATCATTTCTTGAACTTCATTCATAAATCCACTCATATCCTTGAATTCACGATAAACACTAGCAAATCTGATGTAAGTAACATCATCAACATCAGCAAGCTCCTTCATCAGGTGCTCACCAATATCTTGTGATTTAACTTCATTTTCACCAGTTGCTCTAATTTCATTTTCTACTTTATCAACGATGGCATTCATCTGATCCATTGTAACTGGACGCTTTTCAGCGGCGCGAACTAGACCTCTAAGTAATTTATCACGTCGAAATTCTTCACGATTACCGTTTTTCTTTACAACTAGTAATGGCGATTTCTCGATCCTCTCAAAGGTAGTAAATCTTGTACCACAGTATTCGCACTCTCTTCTTCTACGGATTGCGCGACCTTCATCGCTTGGACGACTATCAACAACTTTAGATGAGTCGTGATGACAATGTGGACATATCATAAGCGTTCCTCTTTTCTAAACTAGAGTTGTTTTAAAAGTTTTGAGATCTGCACTTTTAAACTATCAATATCTTGAGAATTATCGATAACATAATCTGCCAATCTCTTTTTTCCTTCCATTGGCATTTGTGCATCGATTTTATCCTGGGCTGCTTGTTTACTCAAATTATTTCGTTTTATTAATCTCGTTAATTGTACTTCTGGTTCTATATATACCGCTATTGTAGCATTGAAATACTTTTCATAGCTACTTTCGAACAAAAGTTGGATTTCAAAAATATTAATCGTGTTGCTTGAATCTTGTTTCATTTTATCAATCATGTCAACTATTTGTTTTCTAATTATAGGTCCAGTAATACTATTTAGTATTTTCAACTGTCGCGCATCTGAAAAAACAATTCGACCCAACTTCTTTCGATTCAGTTGGCCATCCTCAAGCAAAACATTTTTACTGAATTGTTTGGTGATTTTTTTTAATCCAATTGAACCTGGTTTAACGACATCCCTCGCTACTTGATCTGCATCATAAATATTACAACCCAACTCTTTAAAAATTTCGAGTACTGTAGTTTTCCCAGCAGCAATTCCACCTGTTAGTCCATATACCTTACTCATTTGACTACCTGACACTTGGGACAGAAGTGAGTTCCACGACCACCGACTTTAATTTTTTCGATAGTTGTACCACAACGTGCACAAGGCTCGCCTTCTTTGCCATACACTTTCAATCGGTCCTGCATAGTTCCTTTATGACCATTGGCATCCAAATATGACCGGACTGTTGAACCGCCAGAAATAATTGCTGTCTGAATTTCTTTATTAGAGCAATCGATAATAATTTTGATGTCTTCATCAGTCAAATGATTGGCTGGGGTCTCAGGATGAATTTTTGCTTGCCACAAAACTTCATCAACATAAATATTACCCAGTCCACTCATTACTGACTGATCCAATAAGACCGTCTTAATATCCTTGCGATGTTTAACTATTCGCGGTTTGATATTTTCAAAAGTGAAACTGTCTGAAAGAGGCTCAGGGCCTAATTTCACCAATGACTTGTTTGAATCTAATGTTGCTGTTGGCCAAAGTTGCATCCGACCAAACTTTCTAACATCGTTATAGATCAACATCTGTCCATCATCTAATGTGAATATTGCATGAGAATGCTTATCAATCGCGGATTCATCTGATGATACACGATACTTCCCCTCCATTCTCAAATGACTAATAATCGTATAGCCATTGTCTAAATAAATTAAGAGAAATTTCGCACGACGTCCAATATTAGTGATACGAGCGTTCGTAACAGTCTCGATAAATTCGTCAACATTTCCTGTAATCAGATTTTGATACAAAATCTCAACATTAACTATCTTTTTATTTTTAACTTGTTCGACTAACCCTCGACGAACAGTTTCTACCTCGGGCATTTCGGGCATATTTATTCACCTACTATTTTGCCTCGTACCATGTTTTACCATGTGCTGATTCAACTTTCAAAGGAACATCTAGTTTCACAGCGGAATCCATGACACTCGGAACTAATTTTTCTAATGTTTCAATTTCTGATTTTGGTGCTTCAAAAATCATTTCATCATGTACTTGTAATAATAAATTAGCTTTTAAATCAAGTTCTTGTAATTTCTTTTGCATATTAATCATAGCTACTTTGATGATGTCTGCCGCACTACCCTGTATTGGCGTATTCATAGCTGTTCTTTGAGCAAAATTACGTAATGCAAAATTCTTAGCATGAATGTCTGGCAAGTAACGGCGGCGATGCATAATTGTCTCGACATAACCATTTTCACGAGCAAATTTCACGATATCATCCATATACTTTTTAACTCCAGGATACTGTTCAAAATAATTTTCGATGAATTGAGCAGCTTCCTTACGAGTAATTCCAATATTTTGGGAAAGACCATAATCACTAATTCCATAAACAATACCGAAGTTAGTAGCTTTTGCTTTTCGTCTCATATCGGGTGTAACTTCATCAGTACTATTCAACCCGAAAATACGCATAGCTGTGTGCGCATGGATATCATAGTCTTCCTTAAATGCTTCTTGCATGTTCTCATCACCTGAAATATGTGCGAGTACACGTAATTCAACTTGAGAATAATCAGCAGAAAACATTTCCCAATCTTCATGTTGAGGAACAAAAGCCTTCCTAATTTGTCTACCTTCATCGATACGAATGGGAATATTTTGTAAATTAGGTTCAATTGATGACAAACGGCCCGTTTGTGTCAACGTTTGTTGATAGATTGTGTGAATCTTGTTGTCAGGTTGAATAAATTTTTGCAGACCAACCGCATAAGTTGAGTTGATCTTTGAAATTTGACGATAATCTAAAATATCTTGAACAACTGGTGACTTATCTTTTAACTTCTCCAAAACATCAACAGCTGTTGAGTAACCGGTCTTAGTTTTCTTAATTACAGGAAGTTTCAAATCTTCAAATAAGACAACACCAAGCTGTTTAGGAGAATTAATATTAAATTCTTGGCCAGCTTCTTTATAGATATTCTTTTCAATTTCTGCCAATCTCTCAGCAAATGAATTTTCCATTTCCTTTAATTGAGAAACATTGACAGTTACACCTTGAAGTTCCATATCTGACAAAACAATTGTTAGAGGTAACTCAATTTCATCATATAAACTATCTTGATCGTTGTCCTTGAGTTCTTTTAACATTTGATCATGAAGTGTGTTGATTACTTGAGCTTGTTGGCAAAGGTAATTACTCAAATCCTTTGAATCTTCCGGAACTGCCTTTTTAACACCTTTTCCATAAAATTCATCTTCAGTTGGTAATTGATGACCATAGTTTTGGGCAACTAATCCAATATCAGTTTTGTTGTCATTAGTATCAAGTAAGTAAGCTACAAGCAACATATCGAAACTAACTCCAGAAATCTTTGCGCCATAGCGATTCAACAAAGCAATCGTACGTTTATAATCAAAAACATATTTTTCTTTAGTAGCGTCATTCAACCAGTTTTGTAATTCAATATTCTCTAAGATTGAAACATCATCAGTTGCATAATATTTACCAGCGCTTTCGATTGCCAATCCTATAATAGGCTCAACATGGTAATTCTCATCTAAGTTTTCTACGACGATAGTTTGCGGACTTTTGTCTGAGATGATTGTTTTAACAGTATCATCATTTAATTCGAGAAAATCAATTGTAGCAAGTTTTTCAACCGTTTCAGACGTATCAATATTCATCTTTTCAAGAAATGAATTAAATCCCATCTTTTGATAAAACTTGATTAATTGCTCTTGATTGTCGCCGACATATTCCAAGTCCGTCAATCCAATTTCAATTGGAGCATCTTTATTGATGGTTGCTAATTTCTTACTCAAAAAAGCTTGATCCTTGTCATGAATCAGATGCTCTTTTAACTTGCTCTTTTTCATTTCATCAACGTGCTCATACAAGCCTTCCATATTTCCATATTCGTTGATTAATTTGATAGCAGTCTTCTCACCAACTTTTTCAACACCAGGATAATGGTCTGAGTTATCACCCATTAATCCCTTCATATCAATAATTTGGTCAGGAGTAATCCCTAATTTTTCCTTAACATGTGCCGGTGTATATGCCTCAGTCTCAGTAACACCTTTCACATTTACACGAACGGTTACTTTATCCGTAGTTAATTGAGTTAAATCACGATCACCGGTAATGATGGTTACGTCCATATCACCTTCATCACCTAAACGTGACATAGTCCCGATAATATCATCAGCCTCGTAATTTTTTAACTCATAGGTTTTGATGCCACGAAGATTGAGCATCTCTTTAATCAAAGGCAATTGTTCCATTAATTCTGGTGGAGTCTTGGCACGAGTTCCTTTATAATCAGAAAACATTTCAGTTCTGAAAGTAGTCTTTCCAGCATCAAAAGCAACTAAAGCACTAGTTGGTTTTTCCTCTTTTAAAATAATATCTAACATATTATTAAATGCATAAAGAGCGTTGGTATGAACACCATCACCAGTCACAAACTTGTCAAGAACGTTGTGCATCGCAAAAAATGCTCTAAAGGAAACACTATTTCCATCAATTAGTAATAATTTTTTATTTTTTGACATATTTTCTCCCATTAAACCGCAGTTAATCATTATCTATCTTACCAAAAACACGACCCTTGTAACAGTTTTCGGCCATATCAAGGGAAATAAAAAAAGTTCGGAACGATTCCGAACTTTTTTTATTGTTGATTAGGATTTAATGTACTTAATATTTGTTCATAGGCTGTTTCATATTTTTGAACATCACCTGCACCCATGAATATCATGACAGCATTGTGATAGTCCAAAAGTGCAGACATATCTTCAAGTGTTAATACTTCTCCACCTTTATGAATCTTGTCGCCTAAGTCTTTACTTGTAATGTCACCGTGTTTTTCACGGATTGAACCAAAGATATTAGTCAAATAAACTTTATCAGCCAAATCAAGTGACTTAGCAAAATCGTCCATTAAAGCTAGTGTTCTGGTATAGGTATGTGGTTGGAAGACAGCAATTACTTCTTTATCAGGATATTTTTGTCTTGCAGCATCAATTGTAGCTTTGATTTCTTGAGGATGGTGAGCATAGTCATCAATGATAACCATATCAGCAACTTTCTTTTCACTGAAACGACGTTTAACACCACTAAATGTTTGCAATTCACGATTAATTAGTGCGTGGTCAAGATTTTCCATATGACCAACACCAATAACGGCTAGTGAGTTGAGTACATTGTGTTCACCATAAAGTGGAACTTGGAAATTACCAATATCTTTGCCGTCAATCGATACATCAAAAGATGAACCTTTGACTGTACGTTTAATATTAGTTGCACGAATATCATCTGATTCATCTAAACCGTAGTAATAGATTGGAGCATCAGCTTTAATTTCTTTAGCATGCTTATCTTCACCCCAGATGAAAATTCCCTTCTTAGTCTTACGAGATTCGGACTCAAAAGCATCAACAACATCGTTGATACCACCAAAGAAGTAATCTGGGTGATCAAAGTCGATATTTGTAATTACTAAATAATCAGGTGAATAATCGAGGAAGTGACGACGATATTCATCGGCTTCGAAAACAAAGAACTTTGCATCTTTTTCACCTTTACCAGTACCATCACCAATTAGGTAAGAAGTCCTGGCAATACCACTTAGAGTATGTGCTAATAGTCCAGTTGTACTTGTTTTACCATGAGAACCAGCAATTCCGATTGAAGTGTAATCAGAAACTAACTTACCAACCATTTGTGGATAAGTTACAACTGGCAAATGCATATCGTTGGCTTTTTTAATCTCCACTTGATCATCATCAAAAGCATTTCCTTTAACGATAGTTAAGCCTTCGTGAATGTTTTTCTCGTCAAATGGAAGAATCTTAATTCCAGCTTGTTCAAGTCCTCTTTGTGTAAAGGTATATTTATCTATATCTGATCCTTGAACTTCATATCCTAAGTCTTTTAAAATCAATGCTAAGGCACTCATACCAGTACCTTTTATTCCAACAAAATGATAAACAGTCTTTTCCATAATTACTCCTATGCGAACATTTTCTCAGCGGCAACAAAGTCAAAAGCGTCGCCGGCTTTTCCATCATTTAGAACTAAGATTCCACGTGCTTTAGGAGCATTAGGAATACCTAATTCTTTAGCTGAACAAATCATTCCGTAGCTATCAACACCACGAAGTGCTCCTGGCCAAATCTCCATACCAGTCGGCATAACTGCTCCTGGCAAGGCAACTACAACCAATTGTCCCTGGTCAATGTTAGGTGCACCACAAACAATTTGGACTGGCTTATCCAAGCCAACATCAGTTTGTGTGATATGTAAATGATCAGAATCAGGATGTTCTGTCATTTCGTCAACATGACCAATGACAAATTTTGGTGAAACGTCTTCTGATAACGTGTCATCAAAACCGGCATCCAGAATGACTGAGTTTAAAATATCAACTTGTCCAGCATCCAGATGAAGTTGACCATTTTCAGTCAAATTCAACTCTTCTGCTAGACCAAAAAAATTGAAACCAATGGTTTCATTAGTTTCAGTATTAAAAATTCGAACTACATTGTCTTTCTTATCAGATGATTGCTTCACATCAGTATCATCTGCCAACTCTACTATTAAAACGTCACCTAAGACGCTTGGATTATAAAAGCTTAGTAACAAGTTAGTACCCTCACTCAAATTTATTTGTTGATTACCGAGTTAACAAAATTCTCTACTTCTTCTTTTGTCTTACGGTCTTTATTTACTAGTCTACCAATTTCTTGACCATTTTCAATAATAACAAAGCTTGGAATTCCCATAATTCCCAAATCACGGGCCATATCCATGTTATTGTCACGATTAAAACTGATCCATTGGAAATCAGAATACTCGTCTTCCAGTTCAGGTAGCTTAGGTTCGATAAATTTACAATCTGGGCACCAATCTGCGTAGAAGAACAAAATAAACTTTCCGTTTTTTGTAACCTCTTTGTAATCGTTTACACCAAAATCTTCAAATTTTTTCATGGTTTTCTTCACCTCATATTTTGAATATACTTTTTTCAATCAAAACGGTCAATTAAACAGCTCTTATCTAGCTTGTAGATACATAATAGTGTTAATATAAACTTATAAAAACATCAAGGAGTGATTTAGATATGAGTAAAAAAGGTATTGGTTCCGTTATTTTTGCTGGTACTATTTTAGCTGCGGGTGCAGCTGCTACTGTTCTAGTAAAACATCATTTAGATAGTGAAAAGATTATTGATAAAGTAAAGTCAGTTCTCGGAGAAGACAGTAAAGTCATCGGATCATGGGTTGAACCATTTTATCAACGTGTTGATGTTAATGGTCAAACTTCATGGGGAATCGTCGGCGGTGTAACAACTATGGACGACTTCGATGTTTCACAATATCACTTCATTGCTGATGCAGTATCAGGCGAACTACTTAACATCAAAAAAGTACAATAATTGCAAACTTTAAAAATGGGCTTTCAGGTAATTAATCCTGAAGCCTTTTTTTGAGAACTTTTCTTCATATTCAGTTTGAATATTGTTCTGATTAAGTGCTTCATTGTTATGTAGATCAAGTGATATCTCATCGAATTTCATTCCAAAATTATTCATACTGATAAGTGAGTATTCAAATAATCCTTGATTATCAGTTTTGAATCTAAGATATCCATCATCTTTGATAATAGCTTTGTATTGTTGTAAGAAGGCTTTATAAGTAAGCCTTCTTTTTTCGTGCCTAGTTTTTGGCCATGGATCCGAAAAGTTTAAATACAGTCCATCAATCTCGTTCTCACCAAACAATTCTGTTAACTTTGAACCGTTGTCTAAAAGTAACTGCAAATTAGGTAATCTCATCTCAACTTGCTTTTTGAGTAGTAAAGCAATTGCACCCTCTTGAACTTCCATGGCAATGTAATTATTTTGTGGGTTTGCTTTGGCTAAATCTGTGATGAATCTTCCCTTACCTGAACCAACTTCTAAAAATAAAGGTTGTTCTTTTTCAAATTTACTTTTCCACTTACCTTGCATCCCTTCTGGTTGGATTGAGATTAAATCAAGATTCTCATTGATCATATCTTTTGCCCAAGGTTTATTTCTTAATCGCATTAAATTTCTCCGTTTCATTATAAAAGAGCTCTCAATTTGCGAGCCCTTCTAAGTAATTAATTTAAATACTTTTTTAGTTGACGAGGCATGTAGAAGTAATTTACAAAACCAATTACCAATAATCCTGCAACGATAATTATCAAACTGTTAATACTAAATCCGAATTTATATAATACAGCAAAAATACTTACAAACCACTGAATTAATAATAAAATATTACTAATTTTTGTAAAATCAGCAATTTTACTCTTTCCTGATACCGGATATAATCTCTGCATAAGATTTTGCATAACTTCTTTAAAGCAAGGTTTTAACTGGAAACCAACTAAATAGATGAATAGCATTTCCACTATTAATGAAATATAGAAGTTATCAATCAGACATAATAGGATTGCTTGAATAATTGTTAATCGTAAAAATAGACCCATGTATTCATTATTTCTAACTACTCCACGTGCAAATAGATAAAAATAGGTATTTTTATGTTCATTCTTTATACCACTAAATAAGAAATCGAGCCACTTACGTCGCTTAATTTTACTTGATACACCAGGAACATCAGTAAATAAGTTATAAAATCTTTTAACTCTAAACATTCTTTGATTTTCATCAGCAATAGCTTTTTGCCACTGAAGTTGTCCAGATTCAATTAGCTTTTTAGTACGAGTTGCAACTGCAAACCATACGACAACTGTTACTAATGGAGCAATCATTAGCAATGTATAGACTGATATCAAAAGCACAATTAAATACGCTATATTAGCAAATAGTTTGGAGTCGATACCCCAGACTTTATTTTTTTTATATAGGCCTAAGAGTTCCACGTCCAAAAGTAACATCTTATATGCAGCCGCAGAAACACCTAAAAGGACTAAATTCAAAATAGAAATATTTGCCGCTTTAAATGCAAATGGTGAAATTAAAAATGTTACTACTACGATGAAAAAGATTGGTAAATATCGGCTATAGTTTTGTGCGGATCTAAAGTACTGATAAAACTCTTTTTCTCTAACAAGTAAAAATGTACTATCTGGGTCTTCCATAAGAGATGCAATGTGCCCAGTCTGCACAGCTATAAATAATATTAATGCAATAACAATTTTTCCAAACCACAACTCAGAATGAATAGTATCTAAAACGTTTGAATACCAAAATCCAAGTGCGCCCAGCAATACCATGAACGCTATAACAAAGGTATCATTAAAAATTAATCTTAAATATTTAAATTGATCAAGTTGATGTCTTCTTAATCGTTCTTTCCAAAGTTCTAACATTATAAGTCCTCGTGTGACATCTTGATATAAATATCATCCAAATTTGCATCCTGCATGTCAAATTTAGCTTTCAATTCATCAAGAGTTCCGTCAGCTCTGACTTGTCCATGGTTTAGAAGAATAAATTTATCGGCATGGTCTTGAACAGTTGCTAAAATATGAGTCGACATCAAAACTGAACAACCTGCTTGTTTCTTTTCTTCTACTAAGTTTAATAAATCATTTACGGCTAATGGATCAAGCCCAGTGAACGGTTCATCAATAATAAACAATCTGGCATTTGTCATAAATGCACAAACAATCATAACTTTTTGCTTCATACCTTTTGAAAAATTCTGTGGAAACCAGTCTAACTTGTTATCTAAACGGAACATTTTCAAAAGTCTTGTGGCATTATTCCACGTTTCATCATGATCAAGTCCATAAGCCATTATCGATAAATCAATGTGTTCCTTTAAAGTAAGTTCAGGATACAAGATTGGCATTTCTGGCACATACGCAATTTTTTTGCGATAAGTCTCAACATCCTGGTTCAAGCTCATTCCATCAATTAAAATTTGACCACTTCTAGGTGTAAGTAATCCGATAATATGCTTAATCGTAGTTGATTTACCTGCACCATTTAATCCAATTAATCCGACCACTTGGCCATTATTAACGTTGAATGATTCCTTTTTTAAGACAGCTACTTGACCATAGCCACCTGTTAAATCTTTAATTTCCAAAGTCATAGAAAAACCACCAGTATCTGTTTTTATAGTACTGAATATGATAGCATGAAGTTAATTTTATTGCTGTTTTGAAAGGGGAATTTATATGGACGACTGTATTTTTTGTAAAATAATTAGAAACGAGATACCTAATATCACTGTTTATGAAGATGATGATATTAAGGCTTTCTTCGATATCTCACAAGTAACACCCGGCCATACGTTAGTTGTGCCAAAGAAACATGTTCAAAATATTTTCGAATATGATGAAGATTTAGCACAAAAAGTTTTCAAAAAGGTACCAATGATTGCGAGAGCTATTAAGGCTTCTAACAAAAATATCATTGGCATGAACATTTGCCTAAATAATGGTGAAATTGCCTACCAAAGTGTTATGCACTCACATATTCATTTAGTTCCTCGTTATGGTAAGGATGACGACTTCTCAATGACTTGGGGAGACAACACCGGTAAAGCAACTAATGAACAACTTCAAGAACGCGCAAATAACATCAAGAAAAATTTGGAGGCATAATATGAGTTTTATAGTAGGCTTTGTTTTAGGCTCAATGTCTGGAGTGGCAGCTGAATACTACCAATCAACATATGCAACACCTAAACATTATAATAACAACATCGTGAAGAATATAAAAGATTTAAAGAATGATTTTGTCGACCTTGCTCATCAATCAAAAGACGCCATGTCAACAGTTACTGATATTAAGAACGATGTTGTAAATTATACTAAAGATATACAGCCTGATGTATCAGAACTTAAAAAATCAGTTTCAGAACTTCAAGGAAACATTGAAAAGATGCAGAATTTAAACAAGTAAATTGTGAACTTTTTGTGTTTTTTTTGCTAATTACTAATCAACCCAAGCAATTTTATGGTATTCTCTTCAATTGTAGACATATTAAATAAGGATGTGTAAAGATGAACAAGAAATGGACTAAATGGATCTTAGCTATTGCGGGTCTATTATTAGTAACAGTTGTTGCTGGTTGTTCCGGTAATAAAACGGTTGCTACATTAAAAGGTGGTAGAATCACCCAAAATGATTACTACAAGGAACTTAAGAGTTCTTCTGCTGGTAAGCAACAACTTCAAACAATGATCATCTCAAAAGCTCTTGAGAATCAATATGGTAAAGATGTTACAAGCAAGCAAGTTGATAAAGAATACAACAAGTACAAGAGTCAATATGGTTCTTCATTCAGTTCTATTCTTCAACAAAATGGTATGACAACTGCTCAATTCAAGAAAAACATTCGTACTAACCTACTTACAAAAGTAGCTCTTGAAAAGAACAAAAAGATTTCAGATAGTGACTACAAGAAACAATGGAAGTCATATACACCAAAGATTACTGTTTCACAAATTACCGT encodes:
- the dnaI gene encoding primosomal protein DnaI, with product MEKFSDVLAEGLSNYHFKNIDYHKLMEEALNDPDVKKFLLENQDQITKDSIDVSAAAIYEFYNQKKNHSEYSKDYYPQLIVSNHNIEVAYIPNKRKLASDEKKAYEAGFALLDMPKDVRNASLNDYTGAGRQEAFDAAINFLDNYDREGKFVPGIYLAGDFGVGKTYLLGAIANELYARHVKTTIMHFPTFAVDIKNSIKSNSVLDKVNKIKDAEILMLDDIGADSMSSWIRDEVLGVILQYRMQENLATFFSSNFSMKELEAHLSINSNGDREPVKAARIMERVKYLSREVIVTGENRRNKG
- a CDS encoding DnaD domain protein translates to MSDFNDNKLTPLTGFWCLPNGQFNDQDRQVLTDLYLPLIGPEAFSIYQLLWAKVPNKEMITNRQSHSILFALLDMGVNSFIAGRQRLEALGLIKSFSKSDDMGSFLIYQLFTPSTPKKFFTDDIMSIFLLEKIGESEYSRLADKYYKSADILKNTEDISKKFLEVFRLNDDDLRNRPSLVEEKREDFENSKSDKVPSISVEETSDFDWTLVEDRIGQLFKITHADLLENQQLILSLHEFYGISEVTMIDLIGETTDIVNNKIDPNALKRLAQKRFENKTNITARVAQPEIDPNIKVSNANKPESILLNRAKNTAPADFLADEKAQKDGYVGTTEARALRTLSSRSILPNSVLNIMVHYILQSSPTLALPLMETISNDWKQNGVKTPEDALKRLNDFQNRSKNPRKRRYSKNSGKVEQATDWSKVQSKSANNTDEIKAEQHRQEMLKKLRNRKN
- the nrdR gene encoding transcriptional regulator NrdR; this translates as MICPHCHHDSSKVVDSRPSDEGRAIRRRRECEYCGTRFTTFERIEKSPLLVVKKNGNREEFRRDKLLRGLVRAAEKRPVTMDQMNAIVDKVENEIRATGENEVKSQDIGEHLMKELADVDDVTYIRFASVYREFKDMSGFMNEVQEMMANDKKDNKDSKED
- the coaE gene encoding dephospho-CoA kinase (Dephospho-CoA kinase (CoaE) performs the final step in coenzyme A biosynthesis.) produces the protein MSKVYGLTGGIAAGKTTVLEIFKELGCNIYDADQVARDVVKPGSIGLKKITKQFSKNVLLEDGQLNRKKLGRIVFSDARQLKILNSITGPIIRKQIVDMIDKMKQDSSNTINIFEIQLLFESSYEKYFNATIAVYIEPEVQLTRLIKRNNLSKQAAQDKIDAQMPMEGKKRLADYVIDNSQDIDSLKVQISKLLKQL
- the mutM gene encoding DNA-formamidopyrimidine glycosylase, whose protein sequence is MPEMPEVETVRRGLVEQVKNKKIVNVEILYQNLITGNVDEFIETVTNARITNIGRRAKFLLIYLDNGYTIISHLRMEGKYRVSSDESAIDKHSHAIFTLDDGQMLIYNDVRKFGRMQLWPTATLDSNKSLVKLGPEPLSDSFTFENIKPRIVKHRKDIKTVLLDQSVMSGLGNIYVDEVLWQAKIHPETPANHLTDEDIKIIIDCSNKEIQTAIISGGSTVRSYLDANGHKGTMQDRLKVYGKEGEPCARCGTTIEKIKVGGRGTHFCPKCQVVK
- the polA gene encoding DNA polymerase I, producing the protein MHNVLDKFVTGDGVHTNALYAFNNMLDIILKEEKPTSALVAFDAGKTTFRTEMFSDYKGTRAKTPPELMEQLPLIKEMLNLRGIKTYELKNYEADDIIGTMSRLGDEGDMDVTIITGDRDLTQLTTDKVTVRVNVKGVTETEAYTPAHVKEKLGITPDQIIDMKGLMGDNSDHYPGVEKVGEKTAIKLINEYGNMEGLYEHVDEMKKSKLKEHLIHDKDQAFLSKKLATINKDAPIEIGLTDLEYVGDNQEQLIKFYQKMGFNSFLEKMNIDTSETVEKLATIDFLELNDDTVKTIISDKSPQTIVVENLDENYHVEPIIGLAIESAGKYYATDDVSILENIELQNWLNDATKEKYVFDYKRTIALLNRYGAKISGVSFDMLLVAYLLDTNDNKTDIGLVAQNYGHQLPTEDEFYGKGVKKAVPEDSKDLSNYLCQQAQVINTLHDQMLKELKDNDQDSLYDEIELPLTIVLSDMELQGVTVNVSQLKEMENSFAERLAEIEKNIYKEAGQEFNINSPKQLGVVLFEDLKLPVIKKTKTGYSTAVDVLEKLKDKSPVVQDILDYRQISKINSTYAVGLQKFIQPDNKIHTIYQQTLTQTGRLSSIEPNLQNIPIRIDEGRQIRKAFVPQHEDWEMFSADYSQVELRVLAHISGDENMQEAFKEDYDIHAHTAMRIFGLNSTDEVTPDMRRKAKATNFGIVYGISDYGLSQNIGITRKEAAQFIENYFEQYPGVKKYMDDIVKFARENGYVETIMHRRRYLPDIHAKNFALRNFAQRTAMNTPIQGSAADIIKVAMINMQKKLQELDLKANLLLQVHDEMIFEAPKSEIETLEKLVPSVMDSAVKLDVPLKVESAHGKTWYEAK